The proteins below come from a single Pleuronectes platessa chromosome 3, fPlePla1.1, whole genome shotgun sequence genomic window:
- the LOC128436908 gene encoding dual specificity testis-specific protein kinase 2: MDYHAECCLCDAEDIHGGPEEPPLHSIHAPNRIRPSSYRALRSAVSSLARIDDFFCEKIGSGFFSEVFKVQHRITGQVMALKMNTLASNKANMLREVQLMNRLCHPNILRFLGVCVHEGQLHALTEYINGGNLEQLLDSDLYLSWGVRIGLSLDIARGLQYLHSKGIFHRDLTSKNCLVRCDNGMFTGVVGDFGLAEKIPDYSDGVEKQPLAIVGSPYWMAPEVLRGEVYNEKVDVFAYGIILCEIIARIEADPDFLPRTEDFGLDVDAFEHMVGDCPPAFFSLAVTCCNMSAVRRPTFADLVFTLESMETEEEREKLIALEPVAVDVSPYRRRSSPSHPGDRSQQRLGLARSQSDMLPPATLTPPLLGTPVRINPFSLRQDLNGGRCKLLDTPSKSVISLTFALPALCDPCASPHLRGTQRIRVPHRRCQSLPCTPELGRTVGLTRDAGWKEEEEVEDIRLAANIGGVGEDNQNKETELLENVDKRLQVEFIDVNEKRELLKEEERLEQDSGLPVEIEMMSLERLEEEEEEEEEGEESVCLTEPMDCTKSPEPAEGVLDSTSGRPRPSTSSLRTNGWQLPISNGPPSLPPLSQLDNNNGSGLVIGQQVQWGGGGRANGYSGAQVLPSDPSEQDEVISCPGCCLVGLSFPSVCLRGTAALPTPRRRASLPRQRPYRNLNGTITGGSPFSPTTAATATKALLCRSTNGLVVAGSSVPCEPGLSLPEAQT; encoded by the exons ATGGACTACCACGCTGAGTGCTGCCTCTGCGATGCTGAGGACATTCACGGCGGTCCAGAGGAGCCGCCACTCCACAGCATCCACGCTCCCAACCGGATACGCCCATCCTCGTACCGAGCCCTGAGGAGCGCCGTGTCCAGCCTGGCCCGCATTGATGACTTCTTCTGTGAGAAGATTGGTTCAGGATTCTTCTCTGAAGTCTTCAAG GTGCAGCATCGGATCACAGGGCAGGTGATGGCACTGAAAATGAACACACTGGCTAGCAACAAGGCTAACATGCTACGAGAAGTTCAGCTCATGAACAGGCTCTGTCACCCTAATATACTCAG GTTTCTTGGGGTTTGTGTGCACGAAGGTCAACTCCACGCTCTGACTGAG taTATAAATGGAGGTAACCTGGAGCAGCTCTTGGACAGTGACCTGTACCTGTCTTGGGGCGTGAGGATCGGTCTGTCTCTGGATATTGCCCGGGGACTGCAGTACCTGCATAGCAAGGGGATATTTCACAGAGACCTCACCTCTAAG AACTGTCTGGTTCGCTGTGATAATGGCATGTTCACTGGTGTCGTGGGAGACTTCGGCCTGGCAGAGAAGATCCCTGATTACAG TGATGGTGTGGAGAAGCAGCCTCTGGCCATTGTGGGTTCCCCGTACTGGATGGCTCCTGAGGTTCTGAGGGGAGAAGTTTACAATGAGAAG GTGGATGTGTTTGCGTACGGTATCATCCTCTGTGAGATCATTGCCCGGATCGAAGCTGATCCTGACTTCTTACCCAGGACAGAG GACTTTGGTCTGGATGTGGATGCATTTGAGCACATGGTTGGTGATTGTCCACCTGCCTTCTTTAGCCTGGCTGTCACCTGCTGTAAC ATGAGTGCAGTGAGGCGCCCCACATTCGCTGACCTCGTCTTCACACTGGAGAGcatggagacagaagaggagagagagaagctcatTGCACTAG AGCCAGTGGCAGTAGATGTCAGCCCATACCGGCGCCGCAGCTCTCCTTCTCACCCCGGCGACCGTAGCCAGCAACGACTAGGCTTGGCAAGGAGCCAGTCAGACATGTTGCCCCCAGCAACCTTGACCCCTCCTCTCCTTGGGACTCCTGTGAGGATCAACCCCTTCTCCCTGAGGCAGGATCTGAATGGGGGGCGGTGTAAACTCTTGGACACACCCAGCAAGTCGGTTATTTCCCTGACCTTCGCACTCCCAGCACTTTGTGACCCATGTGCCTCCCCACACCTCAGGGGGACACAGAGAATACGAGTGCCGCACAGGAGGTGCCAGTCTCTCCCCTGTACCCCAGAACTTGGCCGGACTGTCGGCTTGACAAGAGATGCTGGgtggaaggaggaagaagaagtcgAAGACATCAGATTGGCGGCAAATATAGGAGGAGTGGGTGAGGACAACCAGAATAAAGAGACAGAGCTTTTGGAGAATGTGGATAAAAGGTTGCAGGTAGAGTTCATAGATGTAAATGAGAAGAGAGAGTTattaaaggaggaggagagattagAACAGGACTCAGGTCTTCCTGTTGAAATAGAGATGATGTCTCTGGAGcggttggaggaggaggaagaagaagaggaggagggtgaggagagtgTATGTCTAACAGAACCCATGGACTGTACCAAGTCTCCAGAGCCAGCCGAGGGAGTTCTGGACTCAACATCTGGAAGACCCAGGCCCAGCACCTCATCTTTACGTACCAATGGCTGGCAGCTTCCCATCTCCAATGGACCGCCCTCCTTGCCTCCGCTATCACAGTTAGACAACAACAATGGTTCTGGCCTTGTGATTGGCCAGCAGGTAcaatggggaggaggagggcgagctAATGGTTACAGTGGAGCCCAGGTCCTGCCGTCTGACCCCTCTGAGCAGGATGAAGTAATTTCCTGTCCGGGATGCTGTCTGGTGGGTCTGAGTTTTCCCTCAGTGTGCCTGCGTGGAACAGCTGCTTTGCCCACCCCCCGCCGAAGGGCTTCGTTACCACGGCAGCGGCCCTACCGGAACCTCAACGGTACCATTACTGGTGGCAGCCCTTTCTCGCCAACAACAGCTGCCACAGCAACCAAAGCTCTACTTTGTCGCAGCACAAATGGTTTAGTAGTGGCTGGTTCCTCGGTGCCATGTGAACCGGGCCTGTCCCTGCCAGAGGCCCAGACATAA